In a single window of the Rhodamnia argentea isolate NSW1041297 chromosome 2, ASM2092103v1, whole genome shotgun sequence genome:
- the LOC115736636 gene encoding NAD kinase 2, chloroplastic isoform X4, with amino-acid sequence MSESSCDFCFFLFEKIGYSQDTSQLPWIGPVPGDIAEIEAYCRIFRAAERLHAALMDTLCNPLTGECAVPYDFLVEEKPLLEDKIVSVLGCVLSLLNKAREDVLSGRSSIMNSFRAADVSMMEDGKLPPLAMFRSEMKRCCESLHVALENIVTPDDEQSLDVWRKLQRLKNVCFDSGFPRGDGYPSHLLFANWSPVSLSPSREDLDSEVAFWKGGQVTDEGLKWLIANGFKTIVDLRAETIKDNLYQLALDEAISSGNIELIKIPVEVGTAPTMDQVEKFASTLSDCSKKPIYLHSKEGVWRTSAMVSRCRQHMSRFEANSAPSKDAASEATNGIGDYHKSLVGEEGIFAENEDDPLRKSLEMAYSSNGASHGKLPPNEYYSKEDVNGTYSPLCSSDSVKSLDTDINRAESSNNSFINIDPLKSQFPPSNIFSKTEMSSFLNRKKISPPTYFLNQSKKLETAPASSVALDQRTQKDKSAKGSPVSSFAKSGSPNGSLNVKSTSQMPQKAPANDRMTAIEDDLDYSSPSFRGLGSERISSSGAYSTVGVNNNVDENLMTETNVEERKRNAESSLVNGDNGTEVEGNMCASATGVVRVQSRKKAEMFLVRTDGFSCAREKVTESSLAFTHPSTQQQMLMWKTTPRTVLLLKKLGPELMEEAKEVASFLYYQEKMNVLVEPDVHDVFARIPGFGFVLTFYSQDTSDLHERVDFVACLGGDGVILHASNLFRDAVPPVVSFNLGSLGFLTSHKFDDYRQDLRQVVHGNNIVDGVYITLRMRLRCEIFRKGKAMPGKVFDVLNEVVVDRGSNPYLSKIECYEHDRLITKVQGDGVIIATPTGSTAYSTAAGGSMVHPSVPCMLFTPICPHSLSFRPVILPDSARLELKIPEDARSNAWVSFDGKRRQQLSRGDSVRISMSQHPLPTVNKCDQTGDWFRSLIRCLNWNERLDQRAL; translated from the exons ATGTCCGAGAGCAGTTGcgatttttgctttttcctttttgag AAGATTGGCTACTCTCAGGACACATCGCAGTTGCCATGGATAGGGCCTGTTCCTGGGGATATTGCAGAAATTGAAGCGTATTGCAGAATCTTCAGAGCTGCTGAGCGGCTTCATGCCGCACTGATGGACACGTTGTGCAATCCATTGACAGGAGAATGCGCCGTTCCTTATGATTTCTTGGTGGAGGAAAAACCGCTTTTGGAAGATAAAATAGTCTCTGTCCTAGGTTGTGTGTTATCTCTCTTGAACAAGGCGAGAGAGGATGTTCTTTCTGGAAGGTCTTCTATCATGAACTCATTTCGGGCGGCAGATGTAAGCATGATGGAGGATGGTAAGCTTCCTCCCCTCGCCATGTTCAGAAGTGAGATGAAGCGATGTTGCGAGAGTCTTCATGTTGCTCTTGAAAATATTGTGACACCGGATGATGAACAGAGCCTGGATGTCTGGAGGAAACTACAAAGGCTGAAAAATGTCTGTTTCGACTCGGGCTTCCCTCGTGGGGATGGCTATCCGTCTCATCTGCTGTTTGCTAACTGGAGTCCTGTTTCTTTGTCTCCTTCAAGAGAGGACCTAGATTCTGAGGTTGCATTTTGGAAGGGCGGTCAGGTGACTGATGAGGGTCTAAAATGGTTGATTGCGAATGGCTTTAAGACAATTGTTGATCTAAGGGCAGAGACGATAAAGGATAACCTTTATCAGTTGGCCTTAGACGAGGCTATTTCGTCTGGGAACATTGAACTGATAAAAATCCCAGTTGAAGTAGGGACTGCACCTACTATGGATCAGGTGGAAAAATTTGCATCGACGCTATCAGATTGCAGCAAAAAGCCCATTTATCTCCACAGTAAAGAAGGGGTTTGGAGAACTTCTGCTATGGTTTCTAGATGCAGACAGCATATGAGCCGATTCGAGGCCAATTCTGCCCCTTCTAAGGATGCAGCGTCAGAAGCAACGAATGGAATTGGGGATTATCATAAATCTCTTGTTGGTGAAGAGGGAATATTCGCTGAGAATGAAGATGATCCATTGAGGAAAAGCTTGGAAATGGCATACAGTTCAAATGGAGCTTCTCATGGGAAACTCCCTCCAAATGAGTATTATAGCAAAGAGGACGTCAATGGGACTTATAGTCCCCTCTGTTCTAGCGACAGTGTGAAATCATTAGACACAGACATTAACCGGGCAGAATCTTCGAACAACTCATTCATTAACATCGATCCTCTTAAGTCTCAATTCCCTCCTAGCAACATATTCTCTAAAACAGAGATGTCGAGTTTCCTCAATAGAAAAAAGATCTCACCTCCTACTTATTTCCTTAATCAGTCGAAGAAGTTGGAAACAGCCCCAGCTTCAAGTGTAGCACTTGATCAGAGAACGCAGAAAGATAAATCTGCTAAGGGAAGTCCAGTGTCGAGTTTCGCAAAGTCAGGGAGTCCCAATGGTTCCCTTAATGTCAAGAGCACCTCCCAAATGCCCCAAAAAGCACCAGCTAATGACAGGATGACTGCCATAGAAGACGATTTGGATTATAGTAGTCCATCTTTTCGAGGATTAGGTTCGGAAAGGATTTCTAGTTCAGGTGCGTATTCCACTGTTGGTGTGAACAATAATGTGGATGAGAATCTTATGACTGAAACCAATGTGGAGGAACGTAAAAGAAATGCTGAATCGTCCTTAGTTAATGGTGATAATGGCACGGAAGTTGAGGGGAATATGTGTGCTTCGGCTACTGGTGTTGTACGGGTGCAGTCAAGAAAGAAAGCGGAGATGTTTTTAGTTCGTACAGATGGTTTCTCCTGTGCCAGAGAGAAAGTTACTGAATCTTCGTTGGCATTTACTCACCCTAGTACGCAGCAACAGATGCTTATGTGGAAAACTACCCCAAGAACTGTTCTGTTACTGAAAAAGCTGGGGCCAGAGCTCATGGAAGAAGCTAAAGAG GTTGCGTCTTTCTTGTattaccaagagaagatgaatgtgCTCGTTGAACCTGACGTGCACGACGTATTTGCTAGAATCCCGGGTTTTGGGTTTGTTCTAACATTTTATAGTCAAGATACCAG TGATCTTCATGAGAGGGTTGATTTCGTGGCTTGCTTGGGAGGAGATGGAGTAATATTACATGCATCAAACTTATTCAGGGATGCTGTCCCGCCGGTTGTATCCTTCAATCTTGGGTCTCTTGGATTTCTCACGTCCCACAAG TTCGATGATTATAGACAGGATTTGAGGCAGGTCGTTCATGGGAATAATATAGTTGATGGTGTTTATATAACTCTTAGAATGCGTCTGCGTTGTGAAATCTTCCGAAAGGGGAAAGCCATGCCTGGCAAAGTATTCGATGTCCTAAATGAGGTTGTTGTTGATCGGGGTTCCAATCCCTACCTTTCAAAGATAGAATGCTATGAACATGATCGGCTTATTACAAAG GTGCAAGGTGATGGAGTCATTATAGCCACACCCACAGGAAGTACAGCTTATTCAACTGCTGCAGGAGGTTCTAtg GTGCATCCAAGTGTTCCTTGCATGTTGTTTACTCCAATCTGCCCACACTCTCTTTCTTTCAGGCCTGTCATACTTCCTGACTCTGCTAGGCTTGAGTTAAAG ATCCCCGAAGATGCACGGAGCAATGCATGGGTTTCCTTTGATGGGAAGAGAAGGCAGCAACTCTCGAGAGGAGACTCCGTTCGAATATCTATGAGCCAGCATCCACTCCCGACGGTCAACAAGTGTGACCAGACCGGCGACTGGTTCCGTAGCTTAATAAGATGCTTGAATTGGAACGAGAGGCTCGATCAGAGAGCTCTTTGA